Proteins encoded in a region of the Scrofimicrobium sp. R131 genome:
- a CDS encoding metal-sulfur cluster assembly factor: MSNPMANTEPVEQRFQMPEAVPSQGITVIQNGTVTAEEILEAMKDVIDPELGINIVDLGLVYGVSIAADNAIVLDMTLTSAACPLTDVIERQVQMVLGPYSTDVSINWVWLPPWGPDCITEDGRAQLRAIGFNV; this comes from the coding sequence ATGAGTAACCCAATGGCGAATACCGAACCGGTGGAGCAGCGGTTCCAGATGCCCGAAGCCGTGCCCAGTCAGGGGATCACCGTCATTCAAAACGGCACCGTGACCGCCGAAGAGATTCTGGAAGCAATGAAGGACGTGATTGACCCCGAGCTCGGGATCAACATCGTGGACCTGGGCTTGGTCTACGGCGTCTCGATCGCGGCTGACAACGCGATTGTCCTGGACATGACCCTCACCTCGGCCGCCTGCCCGCTGACCGACGTGATTGAGCGTCAGGTCCAGATGGTGCTGGGTCCGTACTCAACCGACGTGAGCATCAACTGGGTGTGGCTGCCGCCGTGGGGGCCGGACTGCATCACTGAGGACGGCCGCGCCCAACTGCGAGCCATCGGCTTCAACGTCTAG
- the sufU gene encoding Fe-S cluster assembly sulfur transfer protein SufU translates to MSSLEQLYQQVILDHSRRRSGFGPIAGLEYTSHQVNPTCGDEVTLGVKVGPDGQLDEVHWEGDGCSISQASLSMMTEMVEGADLDRLRQLYHAMDTMMHSRGQGVDEELLDELEDAAALEGTSKFANRIKCSLLGWSALRDALAQAGYDIAITEEDSTDE, encoded by the coding sequence GTGTCATCCCTTGAGCAGCTGTACCAGCAAGTGATCCTGGATCACTCCCGCCGGCGAAGCGGTTTTGGACCGATCGCCGGGTTGGAGTACACCTCGCACCAGGTCAACCCGACCTGTGGTGACGAGGTGACCCTGGGCGTGAAAGTCGGCCCGGACGGCCAGCTGGACGAAGTGCATTGGGAGGGGGATGGCTGCTCCATCTCGCAGGCGTCCCTGTCCATGATGACCGAAATGGTGGAGGGCGCCGACCTGGATCGGCTCCGCCAGCTCTACCACGCGATGGACACGATGATGCATTCGCGCGGACAGGGCGTGGACGAGGAGTTGCTGGACGAGCTCGAAGATGCCGCCGCCCTGGAGGGAACCTCAAAGTTTGCCAATCGAATCAAATGCTCGCTGCTAGGCTGGTCGGCCCTGCGTGATGCTCTTGCCCAAGCCGGCTACGACATTGCCATAACTGAGGAGGACAGCACCGATGAGTAA